The Natrinema sp. HArc-T2 genome has a segment encoding these proteins:
- a CDS encoding zinc-binding alcohol dehydrogenase family protein, with product MKAIEVTEYGDSDRLETIDTERPDPGPGEVRIAVEAAGINFADIMQRRGLYPGGPEPPYRPGMEAAGRVDAVGDGVEDVSEGDRVVAMVETGGYAEYAVANAEMLFPVPEAMSFEEAAGFPVQFLTAHSCLFAWGALEEGESVLIQAAAGGVGTAAVQLASNAGAEVFGTASSQEKLDLAAELGCDHPINYTETDFRKVIEEETDGEGVDLVLESVGDDVFERSLDAMTHFGRMVTYGVASGVPAEVSNRRLLFENKTVKGFHLGQAATHDPSSVMQAVPDLTEGLASGELEVVVGESFALADAAEAHQYIEDRKSSGKVVLKP from the coding sequence ATGAAAGCGATCGAGGTAACAGAATACGGCGACAGCGATCGACTCGAGACGATCGACACCGAGCGACCGGACCCGGGGCCGGGCGAGGTCCGCATCGCCGTCGAAGCTGCGGGGATCAACTTCGCGGACATCATGCAGCGTCGCGGCCTCTATCCGGGTGGGCCCGAGCCGCCCTACCGTCCGGGGATGGAAGCCGCAGGCCGGGTCGACGCGGTCGGTGACGGCGTCGAGGACGTCTCGGAGGGCGACCGCGTCGTCGCGATGGTCGAAACCGGCGGCTACGCCGAATACGCCGTCGCGAACGCCGAGATGCTCTTTCCCGTGCCGGAAGCGATGAGTTTCGAGGAAGCCGCCGGCTTCCCGGTCCAGTTTCTCACCGCGCATAGCTGTCTGTTCGCGTGGGGCGCGCTCGAGGAAGGCGAGTCAGTCCTGATCCAGGCCGCTGCAGGCGGGGTCGGCACGGCTGCGGTTCAGCTGGCGTCGAACGCCGGCGCGGAGGTCTTCGGTACCGCGAGCTCGCAGGAAAAGCTCGACCTGGCAGCTGAGCTGGGCTGTGACCACCCGATCAACTACACCGAGACGGACTTCCGAAAGGTCATCGAGGAGGAAACCGACGGTGAGGGCGTCGACCTCGTCTTAGAGAGCGTCGGCGACGACGTCTTTGAACGCAGTCTCGACGCGATGACCCACTTCGGTCGGATGGTCACCTACGGCGTCGCAAGCGGCGTCCCTGCGGAGGTCAGCAACCGGCGACTGCTCTTCGAGAACAAGACCGTCAAAGGCTTCCATCTCGGTCAGGCCGCCACCCACGACCCGAGCAGCGTCATGCAGGCAGTGCCCGACCTCACCGAGGGGCTCGCGAGCGGCGAGCTCGAGGTCGTGGTAGGCGAATCGTTCGCGCTCGCGGACGCCGCCGAAGCACACCAGTATATCGAGGACAGGAAGAGTTCGGGCAAAGTCGTATTGAAACC
- a CDS encoding LLM class oxidoreductase — translation MHPGGHANAGYRRLFDHDGLTFGAGFPLTGTNRSQPAIEDELRLAEHAEAVGFDGLWARDVPTYWPKFGDAGQTFDTWPWLSHVAAHTDDIALGTSSVVLTLRHPLHVAKSAATVDQLSDGRLVLGIASGDRDPEYPAFDVDPDDRGQLFRESVDAVRTVWREDFPELEGQWGTLEGDLDVVPKPTTETIPLLPTGHARQSKEWIADHGDGWLFYHLPERTLESYLHEWRDRAGEKPFAIAVRVELADDRTAEPEPLHLGFRAGVEWFREYFGRLEELSLDHAIIGIENDDREAALSTFADEIIDQL, via the coding sequence ATGCACCCCGGAGGACACGCAAACGCTGGCTACCGACGCCTGTTCGACCACGACGGCCTGACCTTCGGTGCCGGCTTTCCGCTGACCGGAACGAACCGCTCGCAGCCGGCCATCGAGGATGAACTCCGACTCGCCGAACACGCCGAGGCGGTCGGCTTCGACGGCCTCTGGGCGCGTGACGTCCCGACCTACTGGCCGAAATTCGGCGACGCCGGCCAGACGTTCGACACCTGGCCGTGGCTCTCGCACGTCGCTGCCCACACCGACGACATCGCGCTCGGCACCTCGAGTGTCGTCCTCACGCTCCGCCACCCGCTCCACGTCGCCAAATCCGCGGCGACGGTCGACCAGCTCTCGGACGGGCGACTCGTTCTTGGGATCGCCTCTGGCGACCGCGACCCGGAGTACCCCGCTTTCGACGTCGATCCCGACGACCGTGGGCAGCTGTTTCGCGAGTCCGTCGACGCCGTCCGGACGGTCTGGCGCGAGGACTTTCCGGAACTCGAGGGCCAGTGGGGAACCCTCGAGGGAGACCTCGACGTGGTCCCGAAGCCGACGACGGAGACGATTCCGCTGTTGCCGACCGGTCACGCCCGCCAGTCCAAGGAGTGGATCGCCGACCACGGCGACGGCTGGCTGTTCTATCACCTGCCCGAGCGCACGCTCGAGAGCTATCTCCACGAGTGGCGCGACCGTGCCGGCGAGAAACCCTTTGCCATCGCGGTTCGCGTCGAGTTGGCCGACGACCGAACGGCCGAACCCGAGCCGCTGCATCTGGGCTTCCGGGCCGGCGTCGAGTGGTTCCGCGAGTATTTCGGGCGGCTCGAGGAACTGAGCCTCGATCACGCCATTATCGGGATCGAAAACGACGACCGGGAGGCGGCACTGTCGACGTTTGCCGACGAGATCATCGACCAGCTATAG
- a CDS encoding aconitate hydratase → MGQTLTEKILDDHLVEGELETGEEIGIEIDQVLTQDTTGTMVWLQFEAMGLDEVQTEIAAQYCDHQTYQFDFKNTDDHRFLRSAAGTYGAYFSRPGNGICHNVHRENFAAPGKTLLGSDSHTPTPGGLGELAIGAGGIDVTVAMGGAPYYIEMPEVVNVRLEGELPEWATAKDVILELLRRLTVKGGVGKILEYTGPGVESLTAPERMTITNMGTELGATTSIFPTDEQTQDYLERLNRGDEYVELQPDDDAEYDDEIVVDLSDLEPLIAQPSMPDKVVPVSEVAGQSVEQVIVGSCTNGGYEDILPAAKMLEDREVNPTTEMIVAPGSKQASEMLAREGWVAEMMAAGVNFSEATCGACIGIGHVPASDSVSLRTFNRNFEGRSGIEDDNVFLCSPEVAAAAAIKGEIIDPRDLADELGDLEAPGIELPDEYDGSKTDLITPDEAPDDELVKGPNIGDVPLKDQLGSDIEGDALLKMEDNITTDHIIPATQDILMYRSNIDKLSEFTLSRVDETFAQRAADADGGFLVAGENYGQGSSREHAAMCPMYLGIEGVLAQSFARIHRANLFNFGIVPLTIDEDTYENIEQGDEIEIVDDVYDAVTSGQEEFTVRVNDEEYTATLDASERERAILAAGGKLSWTKEQAQDGSGAAPADD, encoded by the coding sequence ATGGGACAGACGCTCACCGAGAAGATTCTCGACGACCACCTCGTCGAGGGCGAACTCGAGACCGGCGAGGAGATCGGTATCGAGATCGACCAGGTTCTCACACAGGACACGACCGGGACCATGGTCTGGCTCCAGTTCGAAGCCATGGGACTGGACGAGGTCCAGACCGAAATCGCCGCACAGTACTGTGACCACCAGACCTATCAGTTCGACTTCAAAAACACTGACGACCACCGTTTCCTCCGCTCTGCAGCCGGTACCTACGGCGCCTATTTCTCTCGCCCCGGTAACGGCATCTGCCACAACGTCCACCGCGAGAACTTCGCGGCCCCCGGCAAGACCCTGCTGGGCTCGGACAGTCACACGCCGACCCCCGGCGGCCTCGGCGAACTCGCCATCGGCGCTGGCGGGATCGACGTCACCGTCGCCATGGGCGGCGCGCCCTACTACATCGAGATGCCCGAAGTCGTCAACGTCCGCCTCGAGGGCGAACTCCCCGAGTGGGCCACCGCGAAAGACGTCATCCTCGAGCTCCTGCGACGGCTGACCGTCAAGGGCGGCGTCGGCAAGATCCTCGAATACACCGGCCCCGGTGTCGAGTCGCTCACCGCCCCCGAGCGGATGACCATCACCAACATGGGCACCGAGCTCGGTGCGACGACGTCGATCTTCCCGACCGACGAGCAGACCCAGGACTACCTCGAGCGACTCAACCGCGGCGACGAGTACGTCGAGCTTCAACCTGACGACGACGCCGAGTACGACGACGAGATCGTCGTCGACCTCTCCGACCTCGAGCCGCTGATCGCCCAGCCCTCGATGCCGGACAAGGTCGTTCCCGTCAGCGAAGTCGCCGGCCAGTCCGTCGAGCAGGTCATCGTCGGCTCCTGTACCAACGGCGGCTACGAGGACATCCTCCCGGCCGCGAAGATGCTCGAGGACCGCGAGGTCAACCCGACGACCGAGATGATCGTCGCGCCCGGCTCCAAGCAGGCCTCCGAGATGCTCGCCCGCGAGGGCTGGGTCGCGGAGATGATGGCCGCCGGCGTCAACTTCTCGGAAGCGACGTGTGGTGCCTGTATCGGTATCGGCCACGTCCCCGCCTCCGATTCGGTCTCGCTGCGGACGTTCAACCGCAACTTCGAGGGCCGCTCGGGTATCGAAGACGACAACGTCTTCCTCTGTTCGCCGGAGGTCGCCGCCGCCGCGGCGATCAAAGGCGAGATCATCGACCCGCGCGACCTCGCCGACGAACTCGGCGACCTCGAGGCACCCGGTATCGAGCTGCCCGACGAGTACGACGGCTCGAAGACCGACCTCATCACGCCCGACGAGGCGCCCGACGACGAGCTCGTCAAAGGCCCGAACATCGGCGACGTGCCGCTGAAAGACCAGCTGGGCTCGGACATCGAGGGTGACGCCCTCCTCAAGATGGAGGACAACATCACGACCGACCACATCATCCCTGCAACGCAGGACATCCTGATGTACCGGTCGAACATCGACAAGCTCTCGGAGTTCACCCTGAGCCGCGTCGACGAGACCTTCGCCCAGCGCGCTGCTGACGCCGACGGCGGCTTCCTCGTCGCCGGCGAGAACTACGGCCAGGGCTCCTCGCGTGAGCACGCCGCCATGTGCCCGATGTACCTCGGTATCGAGGGCGTCCTCGCACAGAGCTTCGCACGCATCCACCGTGCGAACCTCTTTAACTTCGGTATCGTCCCGCTGACGATTGACGAGGACACCTACGAGAACATCGAGCAGGGCGACGAAATCGAGATCGTCGACGACGTCTACGACGCCGTCACCTCCGGTCAGGAAGAGTTCACCGTCCGTGTCAACGACGAGGAGTACACGGCCACGCTCGACGCCTCCGAGCGCGAACGTGCAATCCTCGCGGCTGGCGGCAAGCTCTCCTGGACCAAAGAGCAGGCCCAGGACGGCTCCGGCGCTGCACCCGCTGACGACTGA
- a CDS encoding deoxyuridine 5'-triphosphate nucleotidohydrolase encodes MFRSGAFVADHVSPTTDAQIQPNGVDLTADVVFEQLEPGRIGTDGKEIGDRVARPLEELEEADPDTYYLPKGAYVVRYGERIAIPEGHVGFVYPRSSLMRNSCMLNTAVWDAGYEGRGEGLLQVHHDIELERGARIAQLVFAEAGHEDVYDGSYQGEHLE; translated from the coding sequence ATGTTCCGTTCCGGTGCCTTCGTCGCCGACCACGTCTCGCCGACGACCGACGCGCAGATCCAACCCAACGGCGTGGACCTCACTGCCGACGTCGTCTTCGAGCAGCTGGAACCGGGCCGCATCGGCACGGACGGCAAAGAGATCGGCGACCGCGTCGCCCGCCCGCTCGAGGAACTCGAGGAGGCCGACCCCGACACCTACTATCTACCCAAAGGTGCCTACGTCGTCCGCTACGGCGAGCGGATCGCGATTCCCGAGGGCCACGTCGGCTTCGTCTACCCGCGGTCGTCGCTCATGCGCAACTCCTGTATGCTCAATACGGCGGTGTGGGATGCCGGCTACGAGGGCCGCGGCGAGGGACTGTTGCAGGTCCACCACGACATCGAACTCGAGCGCGGTGCCAGAATCGCCCAGCTCGTCTTCGCCGAGGCCGGCCACGAGGATGTCTACGACGGCAGTTATCAGGGCGAGCACCTCGAGTGA
- a CDS encoding metal-dependent hydrolase, producing the protein MMATTHAFTGLAIVAPLAYALPEFTVALAVGALLGGIAPDFDLVFAHRRTLHFPVAGLAVAVPAVAVAASTPSSLTVAVAAFAVTAWVHAASDAVGGGLEMDPWNDRTERAVYDHVRSRWIRPRRWIRYDGAPEDAAVAVALAIPALVVFDGWLTPVIAGGVAVSLCYALLRRRLVAWTPDWLE; encoded by the coding sequence ATGATGGCGACCACCCACGCGTTTACCGGCCTCGCGATCGTCGCGCCGCTCGCCTACGCCCTCCCCGAGTTCACGGTCGCGCTCGCCGTCGGCGCGCTCCTCGGTGGCATTGCTCCCGATTTCGATCTCGTCTTCGCTCATCGACGGACACTTCACTTTCCCGTCGCCGGGCTCGCAGTCGCTGTTCCCGCGGTTGCTGTCGCAGCGAGTACCCCCTCGAGTCTGACCGTCGCGGTCGCCGCATTCGCCGTCACGGCCTGGGTCCATGCCGCAAGCGACGCGGTCGGTGGTGGCCTAGAAATGGACCCCTGGAACGACCGTACCGAGCGGGCCGTGTACGATCACGTCCGCAGCCGGTGGATTCGACCGCGGCGCTGGATCCGCTACGACGGCGCGCCGGAAGACGCCGCAGTCGCCGTCGCGCTCGCGATCCCGGCGCTGGTCGTCTTCGACGGCTGGCTTACCCCCGTGATCGCCGGTGGTGTGGCCGTCTCGCTGTGCTATGCGCTGCTTCGGCGGCGACTCGTCGCGTGGACGCCCGACTGGCTCGAGTGA
- a CDS encoding copper resistance protein CopD, with amino-acid sequence MVDQLAARTTHLVFAALWAGSVCFVAAVVLPLARDGAFNTTRPLEVISGRLTTISRVSSLVLFLSGSHLAGTTYTANRLFGTINGWLVLAMVGLWLVLTALVEIGAKRFEAGLTGKKIREPAREAMPVFWAAAVVAVGLLVVAGLLSANVARLL; translated from the coding sequence ATGGTCGACCAGCTCGCCGCCAGAACGACACATCTGGTATTTGCCGCACTCTGGGCCGGTAGCGTCTGTTTCGTCGCCGCCGTCGTCTTACCGCTGGCACGCGACGGCGCGTTCAACACGACCCGCCCGCTCGAGGTCATCTCGGGGCGGCTCACCACTATCTCGCGAGTGAGTTCGCTCGTCCTGTTTCTCTCGGGGAGCCACCTTGCAGGGACCACCTACACCGCCAATCGCCTCTTCGGAACGATCAACGGATGGCTGGTGCTCGCGATGGTCGGACTCTGGCTGGTTCTGACTGCGCTCGTCGAAATCGGCGCGAAGCGCTTCGAGGCCGGCCTCACCGGAAAGAAGATTCGCGAGCCGGCACGCGAGGCGATGCCGGTGTTCTGGGCTGCTGCCGTCGTGGCCGTCGGACTGTTGGTCGTGGCGGGACTGCTCTCGGCCAACGTCGCACGGCTGCTGTAG
- the gnd gene encoding phosphogluconate dehydrogenase (NAD(+)-dependent, decarboxylating) — protein sequence MQLGLIGLGRMGQIVVDRTLAAGHEVVAFDLDDEAVATATDAGADPADSLEDFVDQLGSEKRIWLMVPAGEAVDVTLEELEDHLDSDDVVVDGGNSYFEDSVRRAESCPAAYLDCGTSGGPAGAELGFSLMVGGPQWAYDELEPVFDAVATGPDGHERMGPAGSGHYVKMIHNGVEYALMQAYGEGFELLHEGRFDLDLENVASVWNNGAVIRSWLLELCEEAFREEGTDLGTVADRVEGGSTGTWTVQEGLEQEVPLPLIYTALSERFGSRADDGRFSRRLANRLRYGFGRHEVPRRE from the coding sequence ATGCAACTGGGCCTGATCGGACTCGGACGGATGGGACAGATCGTCGTCGACCGAACCCTCGCGGCGGGCCACGAAGTCGTCGCCTTCGACCTCGATGACGAGGCCGTCGCAACAGCAACCGACGCCGGTGCCGACCCCGCCGACTCGCTCGAGGACTTCGTCGACCAGCTCGGATCGGAGAAACGCATCTGGCTGATGGTTCCCGCCGGCGAGGCGGTCGACGTCACGCTCGAGGAACTCGAAGACCATCTCGACAGCGACGACGTCGTCGTCGACGGCGGCAACTCCTACTTCGAGGATTCAGTACGCCGCGCCGAGTCCTGTCCCGCGGCGTATCTCGACTGTGGCACCTCCGGCGGTCCCGCCGGTGCCGAACTCGGCTTCTCCCTGATGGTCGGCGGCCCCCAGTGGGCCTACGACGAACTCGAGCCGGTTTTCGACGCCGTCGCGACCGGCCCCGATGGCCACGAGCGGATGGGTCCCGCCGGGTCGGGCCACTACGTCAAGATGATCCACAACGGCGTCGAATACGCGCTCATGCAGGCCTATGGCGAGGGCTTCGAGCTGCTCCACGAGGGTCGATTCGACCTCGACCTCGAGAACGTCGCCTCGGTCTGGAACAACGGCGCGGTGATCCGCTCGTGGCTGCTCGAACTCTGTGAGGAGGCCTTCCGCGAGGAGGGCACCGACCTCGGGACGGTGGCCGACCGCGTCGAGGGTGGCTCGACCGGTACGTGGACCGTCCAGGAGGGCCTCGAGCAGGAAGTTCCCCTGCCGCTGATCTACACGGCGCTGTCCGAACGGTTCGGCTCGCGGGCCGACGACGGCCGGTTCTCGCGACGACTCGCGAACCGACTCCGCTATGGTTTCGGTCGTCACGAGGTGCCGCGCCGGGAGTAA